In Centropristis striata isolate RG_2023a ecotype Rhode Island chromosome 1, C.striata_1.0, whole genome shotgun sequence, one DNA window encodes the following:
- the aars2 gene encoding alanine--tRNA ligase, mitochondrial produces the protein MLRLVLRRLRPAHRVLSRPPARLEGSSSSAAGIRSSFLDFFQDHGHQLVPSAPVRPRGDPSLLFVNAGMNQFKPVFLGTVDPRSEMASYRRVVNSQKCVRAGGKHNDLEDVGRDTSHHTFFEMLGSWSFGDYFKEEACSMAWSLLTEHYGIPADRLYVSYFAGDAASGLPADDDTRQIWLQIGIPPARLLPFGLKENFWEMGDSGPCGPCTEIHYDHVGGRDAAGLVNGVSPDVVEIWNLVFIQYNRELDHRLRPLPRVSVDTGMGLERLVGVLQGQRSNYDTDLFTPLLHAIHQRSKVRPYAGRTGAADEGKVDMAYRVVADHIRTLSVCIADGIHPGMSGAELVLRRILRRAVRFCVEVLQAPPGALASLVPAVTHSLGDVYPELRREESRIMDVINENEAHFLSSLQQGSRLILRTLRTKDYKHGGFFPASVVWSLHRDLGFPLDLVDLMLEDRGVQVDREELDRLISENQKVSSNQQSGVQSQVMLDVVSLAELQRLGVPHTDDSLKYQYCLEQDHYVFPACSGTVVALYDGQVLVSEVGEGRRCGVILDRTCFYSEQGGQSHDRGYFTRDGLQDVLYPVEAVVPAGGYVVHQVTTADSLKIGDQVQLHLDQVHRLSCMVNHTATHILNFALRKVLGRSVEQRGSHVTADRLRFDFSVKSSLDVSQLQQVDRCVHDIISANQIVHSQELPLRTAGSIRGLRTVDEVYPDPVRVVSLAVPVSELLNDQTDRETSVELCCGTHLLQTGAIGDLLIISEKQMVKGISRIIAVTGREAAQAREQGHVLSQDVDSLSARLTGSAPSQLDSAKRLAKEVGVLSDAVDNTPIPQWQRRELQGRLRALQRTSNTAVRKLEAREASVMAAALLQRSGVKDLQVDVVETDSLSVVMKTVNQLSAAAPRSHVMLLAHQMHSGKVLCACQVPKDSAGLSASDWAMAVCRHLGGSAGGSAQVAKGTGSSSDITAALRWAEEFARQKVQR, from the exons ATGTTGAGGCTGGTGCTCCGGAGGCTCCGGCCGGCCCACCGGGTCCTCTCCCGGCCCCCTGCCCGTCTTgagggctcctcctcctccgccgccGGGATCCGCAGCTCCTTCCTGGACTTCTTCCAGGACCACGGACACCAGCTGGTCCCCTCCGCCCCGGTCCGTCCCCGGGGGGACCCCAGCCTGCTGTTCGTCAACGCCGGCATGAACCAG TTTAAGCCCGTCTTCCTGGGGACGGTGGACCCTCGCAGTGAGATGGCGTCGTATCGCCGCGTGGTCAACAGTCAGAAATGTGTCCGAGCCGGAGGTAAACACAACGACCTGGAGGACGTGGGCCGGGACACATCCCACCACACCTTCTTCGAGATGCTGGGCAGCTGGTCCTTCGGAGACTACTtcaag gaggagGCGTGCAGCATGGCGTGGTCTCTGCTCACAGAGCATTATGGGATACCAGCAGACCGGCTGTATGTGTCTTACTTCGCTGGAGACGCTGCGTCCGGTCTGCCGGCAGACGACGACACGCGACAGATCTGGTTACAAATCGG GATTCCTCCTGCTCGTCTGCTGCCGTTCGGCCTGAAGGAGAACTTCTGGGAGATGGGGGACTCCGGTCCCTGCGGGCCCTGCACCGAGATCCACTATGACCACGTGGGAGGACGAGACGCCGCCGGGCTGGTCAACGGCGTCAGTCCTGACGTGGTGGAGATCTGGAACTTGGTCTTCATACAGTACAACAG GGAGCTGGACCACCGGCTGCGTCCACTGCCCCGGGTCAGCGTGGACACCGGGATGGGACTGGAGAGACTGGTGGGCGTCCtgcagggtcagaggtcaaactaTGACACCGATCTGTTCACGCCGCTACTGCACGCCATCCACCAG AGGTCGAAGGTGCGGCCGTACGCCGGCAGGACGGGCGCGGCCGACGAGGGGAAGGTGGATATGGCGTACCGTGTGGTGGCCGACCACATCCGCACGTTGTCTGTCTGCATCGCAGACGGCATTCATCCAGGAATGTCAGGAGCCGA GCTGGTCCTGCGGAGGATTCTGCGGCGTGCAGTTCGGTTCTGTGTCGAGGTTCTTCAGGCTCCTCCGGGGGCGCTGGCCAGCCTGGTTCCAGCTGTCACTCACAGTCTG GGTGACGTGTATCCCGAGCTGCGCAGGGAGGAAAGCAGG ATCATGGACGTTATCAACGAGAACGAGGCTCACTTCCTGTCATCTCTGCAGCAGGGCAGCCGGCTGATCCTCCGCACGCTCCGCACCAAGGACTACAAACATGGAGGCTTCTTCCCCG cctcgGTGGTCTGGTCTCTCCACAGGGACCTGGGTTTCCCTCTGGACCTGGTGGACCTGATGTTGGAGGACAGAGGAGTCCAGGTGGACCGTGAGGAGCTGGACCGACTGATCTCTGAGAACCAGAAG GTGAGTTCTAACCAGCAGTCAGGTGTTCAGTCTCAGGTGATGTTGGACGTGGTCAGCCTGGCGGAGCTGCAGCGTCTGGGGGTTCCCCACACCGACGACAGCCTTAAGTACCAGTACTGCCTGGAGCAGGACCACTacg tgTTCCCAGCATGCAGTGGGACCGTGGTGGCTCTATATGACGGGCAGGTGCTGGTGTCGGAGGTCGGCGAGGGTCGGCGTTGCGGCGTCATCCTGGACCGAACCTGCTTCTACTCTGAGCAGGGCGGGCAGTCACATGACCGCGGCTACTTCACTCGGGACGGTCTGCAG GACGTCCTGTACCCTGTGGAGGCCGTGGTTCCAGCGGGGGGCTATGTGGTCCACCAGGTGACCACCGCCGACAGCCTGAAGATCGGAGACCAGGTTCAGCTGCACTTGGACCAG GTCCACAGACTGTCTTGTATGGTGAACCACACCGCGACTCACATCCTGAACTTCGCTCTGAGGAAAGTTTTGGGTCGATCAGTTGAGCAGCGAGGATCTCATGTGACGGCTGATCGCCTCCGCTTTGACTTCAGTGTCAAG AGTTCTCTGGATgtgtctcagctgcagcaggtggacaggtgtgttcatgacatcatctcagccaatcagattgTCCACAGCCAGGAGCTTCCTCTGAGGACAGCTGGGAGCATCAGAGGACTGAGGACAGTGGACGAG gtctaTCCTGACCCTGTCCGGGTCGTGTCTCTGGCGGTGCCGGTCTCTGAACTGTTGAATgatcagacagacagggagacgtCTGTGGAGCTCTGCTGTGGAAC TCACCTGCTGCAGACCGGCGCCATCGGGGACCTGCTAATCATCTCCGAGAAACAGATGGTAAAAGGAATCAGCCGGATCATCGCTGTGACGGGACGAGAGGCCGCACAG GCGAGGGAGCAGGGCCACGTATTGTCTCAGGACGTGGACTCTCTGTCCGCCAGACTGACAGGCTCCGCCCCCTCACAGCTGGACTCCGCCAAGCGTCTCGCCAAGGAGGTCGGCGTCCTCTCTGAT GCTGTAGATAACACCCCCATCCCCCAGTGGCAGCGACGAGAACTGCAGGGCCGCCTCCGAGCGCTGCAGAGGACCAGCAACACGGCCGTCAGGAAGCTGGAGGCCAGAGAG GCATCGGTGATGGCAGCAGCTCTGCTGCAGCGGAGCGGCGTGAAGGATCTGCAGGTGGACGTGGTGGAGACGGACTCTCTGTCG gtggtgatgaagACGGTGAACCAGCTGAGCGCTGCGGCGCCTCGCAGTCACGTGATGCTGCTCGCTCACCAGATGCATTCTGGGAAGGTTCTATGTGCCTGTCAGGTTCCCAAG GACTCGGCAGGCCTCTCGGCGTCTGATTGGGCGATGGCTGTGTGTCGTCACCTTGGGGGCAGCGCCGGCGGCTCCGCACAGGTTGCCAAGGGAACAGGAAGCAGCAGTGACATCACGGCAGCGCTAAGGTGGGCGGAGGAGTTCGCTCGCCAGAAAGTACAGCGATGA
- the LOC131969115 gene encoding calpain-2 catalytic subunit-like, giving the protein MSGIAATLQHRRDQDHGIGSCSQAVKYLNQDYESLRRRCFESGSLFQDETFPARTESLGFKELGPGSYKTRGVSWSRPTELTSDPEFIISGASRTDICQGALGDCWLLAAIASLTLNEDVLARVVPQNQSFARGEYAGIFHFQFWQFGEWVDVVIDDRLPVKDGELMFVHSAEGREFWSALLEKAYAKLNGCYEALSGGSTTEGFEDFTGGIAEVHELSRPDPHLFHIIQKAQSRGSLMGCSIDITSSADSEAVTSQKLVKGHAYSVTGAAEVEYRGDMEKLIRIRNPWGQVEWTGAWSDSSPQWRQISDEDRERLSHRSEDGEFWMSFRDFLRHYSRLEICNLTPDSLSDDSVSKWALSKFDGSWRRGSTAGGCRNFPNTFWTNPQFVIKLDEEDDEPDDGEAGCSFVVGLIQKNRRRRRKMGEDMHTVGFAIYEYCGQRNVHLNRNFFLRHASAARSETFINLREVCSRFVLPPGEYLIVPSTFEPNNNGDFCVRVFSEKQAEFQELDDPIESRVEKIEIDEDDVDDRFRSLFGQLAGGDCEISAFELQKILNRVVTKRSDIQTSGFSLTTCRNMVNMLDKDGSGKLGLVEFKILWTKIESYLNVYREKDVDNSGTMSSTEMRAAVEEAGFSLNNALHQVLVARYSEQDLTIDFDNFVGCLVRLENMFNMFETLDKDDSGCIELSLLEWLNASLV; this is encoded by the exons ATGTCGGGCATCGCGGCCACCCTGCAGCACCGCCGGGACCAGGACCACGGCATCGGCTCGTGCAGCCAGGCGGTGAAGTACCTGAACCAGGACTACGAGTCTCTGCGGCGGCGCTGCTTCGAGTCCGGCAGCCTGTTCCAGGACGAGACGTTTCCGGCGCGGACAGAGTCCTTGGGATTCAAGGAGCTTGGTCCCGGGTCCTACAAGACCCGCGGGGTGTCTTGGAGCAGACCCACG gagctgacctctgaccccgagTTTATCATCTCAGGAGCCTCACGGACTGACATCTGCCAGGGCGCCCTGG GTGACTGCTGGCTGCTTGCCGCCATCGCCTCGCTGACGCTCAACGAAGACGTTCTGGCTCGAGTCGTTCCACAAAACCAGAGCTTCGCCCGGGGAGAGTATGCAGGCATCTTCCACTTccag ttcTGGCAGTTTGGTGAGTGGGTGGATGTTGTGATTGACGACCGGCTGCCGGTGAAAGACGGCGAGCTGATGTTCGTCCACTCTGCGGAGGGGCGGGAGTTCTGGAGCGCTCTGCTGGAGAAAGCCTATGCCAA gttgaATGGCTGCTATGAGGCTCTCTCTGGAGGTTCAACCACTGAGGGTTTTGAGGATTTCACTGGTGGGATCGCTGAGGTCCACGAGCTGAGCCGGCCCGACCCGCACCTCTTCCACATCATCCAGAAGGCTCAGAGCCGCGGTTCGCTGATGGGCTGCTCCATCGAT atcACAAGCTCCGCGGACTCGGAGGCCGTCACCTCTCAGAAGCTGGTGAAAGGCCACGCCTACTCTGTGACAGGTGCAGCGGAG GTGGAGTACCGTGGTGACATGGAGAAGCTGATCCGGATCAGGAACCCCTGGGGCCAGGTGGAGTGGACCGGAGCCTGGAGCGACAG CTCTCCTCAGTGGCGTCAGATCAGCGACGAGGACCGAGAGCGTCTGAGTCACCGCTCTGAGGACGGAGAGTTCTG GATGTCTTTCCGTGACTTCCTGCGTCACTACTCCCGGCTGGAGATTTGTAACCTGACGCCGGACTCGCTGAGCGACGACTCCGTCTCCAAGTGGGCTCTGTCCAAGTTTGACGGCAGCTGGCGGAGAGGATCCACCGCCGGTGGCTGCAGGAACTTTCCCA ACACGTTCTGGACCAACCCTCAGTTTGTGATCAAGCTGGACGAGGAGGATGACGAACCGGACGACGGTGAGGCTGGCTGCAGCTTCGTGGTCGGTCTGATCCAGAAGAACCGCCGCCGCCGCAGGAAGATGGGCGAGGACATGCACACGGTCGGCTTCGCCATTTACGAG TACTGCGGTCAGAGGAACGTCCACCTGAACAGGAACTTCTTCCTGCGCCATGCATCGGCAGCTCGCTCCGAGACCTTCATTAACCTGCGGGAGGTGTGCAGCCGGTTCGTGCTGCCGCCTGGTGAGTACCTGATCGTCCCGTCCACCTTCGAACCCAACAACAACGGAGACTTCTGCGTCCGCGTCTTCTCCGAGAAGCAGGCTGAGTTCCA AGAGCTTGACGACCCCATCGAGTCCAGAGTGGAGAag ATCGAGATCGATGAAGATGACGTGGACGATCGATTCAGAAGTCTGTTTGGACAGCTGGCAGGAGGA GACTGTGAGATCTCAGCCTTCGAGCTGCAGAAGATCCTCAACAGAGTGGTGACCAAGC GTTCTGACATCCAGACCAGCGGCTTCAGCCTCACGACGTGCCGTAACATGGTGAACATGCTGGAC AAAGACGGCAGCGGGAAACTCGGGCTGGTCGAGTTTAAAATCCTGTGGACGAAGATCGAGAGCTACCTG AACGTTTACCGCGAGAAGGACGTGGACAACTCGGGGACAATGAGCTCCACAGAAATGAGGGCAGCCGTGGAGGAAGCAG GGTTCAGTCTAAACAACGCGCTCCATCAGGTCCTGGTGGCTCGCTACAGCGAACAGGATCTCACCATCGACTTCGACAACTTCGTTGGCTGTTTGGTTCGTCTGGAGAACATGTTCA ACATGTTTGAAACTCTGGACAAAGACGACTCAGGATGCATCGAGCTCAGCCTGCTGGAG TGGCTGAACGCGTCTCTGGTCTGA
- the zgc:110222 gene encoding protein EOLA1 isoform X1, whose product MVLSSDSSKQVVLLELTFPWQDRVEEAHEKKKRAKYLELVGAETPCDHGFITDDVSMPHLSDMALTVWCLSFRQPYAGLVLDGVKTVESRWRPLLAQLENQTLAVHVARRDWDGEEWRAVLSGPRGMNPPQIGALLESGDRFGRGVVAGLVDVGETWQCPASLQGAGLQHLELSAVLIGLQEKYLTHLSNPRWLKEPLSAPGGRDLWSVEIPVELLP is encoded by the exons ATGGTGCTATCATCAGACTCCTCAAAGCAAGTTGTGCTCCTAGAATTGACATTCCCTTGGCAAGACCGAGTGGAAGAGGCtcatgagaagaagaagagggccAAATACCTGGAATTGGTAGGGGCCGAAACACCCTGTGACCATGGGTTCATCACTGACGATGTGTCCATGCCACACCTTTCAG ACATGGCGCTGACGGTGTGGTGCTTGTCATTCCGGCAGCCGTACGCCGGTCTGGTTCTGGACGGCGTGAAGACGGTGGAGAGCCGCTGGCGCCCGCTGCTGGCACAGCTGGAGAACCAGACGCTGGCGGTCCACGTGGCGCGGCGGGACTGGGATGGCGAGGAGTGGCGAGCAGTGCTGAGCGGACCGCGAGGGATGAATCCACCGCAGATTGGAGCGCTGCTCGAGTCCGGAGACAGGTTCGGCCGCGGCGTGGTGGCAG GGCTGGTGGATGTGGGCGAAACCTGGCAGTGCCCGGCCTCCctgcagggggcggggcttcagcACCTGGAGCTCTCGGCCGTTCTGATTGGTCTGCAGGAGAAATACCTGACTCACCTGTCCAACCCTCGCTGGCTGAAGGAGCCACTGAGCGCCCCAGGAGGTCGCGACCTCTGGAGCGTGGAGATCCCCGTCGAGCTGTTACCATGA
- the zgc:110222 gene encoding protein EOLA1 isoform X2, with protein sequence MALTVWCLSFRQPYAGLVLDGVKTVESRWRPLLAQLENQTLAVHVARRDWDGEEWRAVLSGPRGMNPPQIGALLESGDRFGRGVVAGLVDVGETWQCPASLQGAGLQHLELSAVLIGLQEKYLTHLSNPRWLKEPLSAPGGRDLWSVEIPVELLP encoded by the exons ATGGCGCTGACGGTGTGGTGCTTGTCATTCCGGCAGCCGTACGCCGGTCTGGTTCTGGACGGCGTGAAGACGGTGGAGAGCCGCTGGCGCCCGCTGCTGGCACAGCTGGAGAACCAGACGCTGGCGGTCCACGTGGCGCGGCGGGACTGGGATGGCGAGGAGTGGCGAGCAGTGCTGAGCGGACCGCGAGGGATGAATCCACCGCAGATTGGAGCGCTGCTCGAGTCCGGAGACAGGTTCGGCCGCGGCGTGGTGGCAG GGCTGGTGGATGTGGGCGAAACCTGGCAGTGCCCGGCCTCCctgcagggggcggggcttcagcACCTGGAGCTCTCGGCCGTTCTGATTGGTCTGCAGGAGAAATACCTGACTCACCTGTCCAACCCTCGCTGGCTGAAGGAGCCACTGAGCGCCCCAGGAGGTCGCGACCTCTGGAGCGTGGAGATCCCCGTCGAGCTGTTACCATGA